In Corynebacterium nuruki S6-4, the following proteins share a genomic window:
- a CDS encoding metal-dependent hydrolase → MTPAQTQEATAHMVMGPTHAMSGAAAGAAVAVVTAQLTGAPATVAATGVLAGVTAGAAVLPDLDHPSGTAARTLGPLTWLLSVQVNRAAAMVAELTGARGRASGHRTTTHTLLFACLAAAVTWFAVDRWSHGVTVGIFAALVLLALHSLARPWARAWGAVGSVVVAVVLTVLVSQSLPDMLTAPVMATAVGAGCLVHCVGDAVTKSGVPLFAPFAPVHGDRWGRLHLLPGPLQIRASGPGDSAVMGLCTLLLAVVVAQGWRSGLIVV, encoded by the coding sequence GTGACACCGGCACAGACTCAGGAGGCGACAGCACACATGGTCATGGGGCCCACCCACGCGATGTCCGGTGCCGCCGCCGGTGCCGCCGTCGCCGTGGTGACCGCACAGCTCACCGGCGCCCCGGCAACGGTCGCCGCCACCGGAGTCCTTGCCGGAGTGACGGCCGGGGCCGCGGTCCTGCCCGACCTCGACCACCCCTCCGGCACCGCGGCCCGCACCCTGGGACCGCTGACCTGGCTGCTGTCGGTCCAGGTGAACCGGGCCGCGGCGATGGTCGCCGAGCTGACCGGGGCGCGCGGCAGGGCGTCCGGCCACCGGACCACCACCCACACACTGCTGTTCGCGTGCCTGGCGGCGGCGGTGACGTGGTTCGCGGTCGACCGGTGGAGTCACGGGGTGACGGTCGGGATCTTCGCCGCCCTGGTCCTCCTCGCCCTGCACTCGCTGGCCCGGCCCTGGGCGCGCGCCTGGGGTGCCGTCGGGTCGGTCGTCGTCGCGGTGGTGCTGACGGTGCTGGTCTCGCAGAGTCTGCCGGACATGCTCACCGCACCGGTGATGGCGACCGCGGTGGGTGCGGGGTGCCTGGTGCACTGCGTGGGGGACGCGGTGACGAAGTCCGGTGTCCCGCTGTTCGCCCCGTTCGCTCCGGTCCACGGCGACCGGTGGGGGCGCCTGCACCTGCTGCCGGGCCCGCTGCAGATCCGTGCCTCGGGCCCGGGCGATTCGGCCGTGATGGGACTGTGCACCCTGCTGCTCGCCGTGGTGGTGGCGCAGGGCTGGCGGTCGGGACTGATCGTCGTGTGA
- a CDS encoding DNA polymerase III subunit delta' gives MTSSAASPVDSPADSSVAAAGVSPVFDAAGLSPHVSGPLVAAVQSARRRVAGGRTAGDAGRGGEDAAMTHSWLFTGPPGSGRSVAAKAFATALVCENPNVPGCGECAQCRSAAAHTHPDISWVRTDGVSIPVDEIRTIIRSSADMPTVAPWRIVVIEDADRLGDSGANALLKSVEEPPDHTVFILCAPSTDPEDIAVTIRSRCRHLYIPTPSRPEVEAVLRQDAALGLTAEQAHWAAEVSGGHIGRARRLAVDEVARTKRATALKLPGLIYQSSAAYRFTAELVKTATEEAASSVAEREERERADLESSLGIGAKGRGAAKAQIGAAGRIKELEKEQKNRRTRLLRDSLDLALIDIAGLYRDAMMLAVGASGGASDGAGSAESAGQAGSAGSSGQSESPVPVGGFVHPDMRKIAAELARRNSPAALVRCIDAVSTCRETLGYNVKPEVALNAMVGRLMECCGQV, from the coding sequence GTGACTTCCTCTGCAGCCTCCCCGGTCGATTCCCCGGCAGATTCATCCGTCGCCGCCGCCGGTGTCTCCCCGGTCTTCGATGCCGCCGGGCTCAGCCCCCATGTCAGCGGGCCGTTGGTCGCGGCGGTGCAGTCGGCCCGGCGCCGTGTCGCCGGGGGACGCACCGCCGGCGACGCCGGGCGCGGCGGCGAGGACGCGGCGATGACCCACTCCTGGCTGTTCACCGGCCCGCCAGGGTCGGGGCGGTCGGTGGCGGCGAAGGCCTTCGCCACCGCACTGGTCTGCGAGAACCCGAATGTACCGGGCTGCGGGGAGTGCGCCCAGTGCCGGTCGGCTGCCGCCCACACCCACCCCGACATCAGCTGGGTCCGCACCGACGGGGTGAGCATCCCCGTCGACGAGATCCGCACCATCATCCGGTCGAGCGCGGACATGCCGACCGTCGCCCCGTGGCGGATCGTCGTCATCGAGGACGCCGACCGGCTCGGCGATTCAGGGGCGAACGCCCTGCTCAAGAGCGTGGAGGAACCGCCGGACCACACCGTGTTCATCCTGTGTGCGCCGAGCACCGATCCGGAGGACATCGCGGTGACGATCCGCTCCCGGTGCCGTCACCTCTACATCCCCACCCCGTCGCGCCCCGAGGTGGAGGCGGTGCTCCGGCAGGACGCCGCACTGGGGCTCACGGCGGAACAGGCACACTGGGCGGCCGAGGTCTCCGGCGGGCACATCGGCAGGGCTCGCCGACTGGCGGTGGACGAGGTGGCCCGGACGAAGCGGGCCACCGCGTTGAAGCTGCCCGGGTTGATCTACCAGTCTTCGGCGGCGTACCGCTTCACGGCGGAACTGGTGAAGACGGCGACCGAGGAGGCGGCGTCCTCCGTGGCGGAGCGGGAGGAACGCGAGCGCGCCGACCTGGAGAGTTCGCTGGGCATCGGTGCGAAGGGCCGTGGTGCGGCGAAGGCGCAGATCGGTGCGGCGGGCCGGATCAAGGAGCTGGAGAAGGAGCAGAAGAACCGGCGGACCCGGCTACTGCGCGATTCGCTGGATCTGGCGCTCATCGACATCGCCGGGCTGTACCGGGACGCGATGATGCTCGCGGTCGGGGCGTCCGGCGGGGCGTCCGACGGGGCGGGGTCAGCTGAGTCGGCCGGGCAGGCGGGGTCGGCAGGATCGTCAGGACAGTCGGAGTCGCCGGTGCCGGTCGGTGGTTTCGTGCACCCGGACATGCGGAAGATCGCCGCGGAACTGGCCCGCCGGAATTCGCCGGCGGCCCTGGTGCGGTGTATCGATGCGGTCTCGACGTGCCGGGAGACCCTCGGATACAACGTGAAGCCGGAGGTGGCGCTCAATGCCATGGTCGGTCGGCTCATGGAGTGCTGCGGGCAGGTGTGA
- a CDS encoding adenylate/guanylate cyclase domain-containing protein, which produces MGQLARYLRWAWSTSWPVYAIVVLAVNVIGAVAVATFLRFLVPLAGARELLSVNGLSLSLYLGYFIVAIVVGVSLTLYVFSPVLRWQRAPDFYDANMARRLVLRIPALQAALGGALWAVGVVIFTVVAAVQVSSKWALTVAVTAVLGGALVVLMTYMAAERLIRPVSATALKRSSSMPENISPLSRQITVVWVMTSAVPVIGIVLMVTAQATDFFGGNATEILPGVFALSLTALFTGFSGTRLLTMTIVDPIRELQHAMNRVRRGDTRARVRIYDATEVGVLQSGFNEMINGLQEREQVRELFGRYVGDEVARRALEKKPELGGENRQVGVIFVDVIGSTGFAVSRSPQEVVKALNTFFDVVVDVVHRNRGIINKFEGDAALAVFGAPLPLDDIAGHCLAAARELKQELDGQELPAGIGVSVGNVVAGHIGAKDRFEYTVIGDAVNSAARLTELAKDTPGRVLTSAATVRQANEPEQARWTMMKSVELRGRREMTQLARPVRPTLAERA; this is translated from the coding sequence ATGGGACAACTGGCCAGATACCTGCGGTGGGCGTGGAGCACCTCCTGGCCCGTCTACGCGATCGTGGTGCTGGCCGTCAACGTTATCGGCGCGGTGGCGGTCGCGACCTTCCTGCGCTTCCTCGTGCCGCTGGCCGGCGCCCGGGAACTGCTGTCGGTCAACGGCCTGTCACTGTCGCTCTACCTGGGCTACTTCATCGTCGCCATCGTCGTCGGTGTGTCGCTGACGCTCTACGTCTTCTCCCCGGTGCTGCGCTGGCAGCGGGCCCCCGATTTCTACGACGCGAACATGGCACGCCGCCTCGTGCTGCGCATCCCCGCGCTGCAGGCCGCCCTCGGCGGGGCACTGTGGGCGGTGGGTGTCGTCATCTTCACCGTCGTCGCCGCCGTCCAGGTCTCCAGTAAATGGGCGCTGACCGTCGCGGTGACCGCCGTCCTCGGCGGCGCACTCGTGGTGCTGATGACGTACATGGCCGCCGAGCGGCTCATCCGGCCGGTCTCCGCCACGGCGCTGAAACGCTCCTCCTCGATGCCGGAGAACATTTCGCCGCTGTCCCGGCAGATCACCGTGGTGTGGGTGATGACCTCGGCCGTGCCGGTCATCGGCATCGTGCTCATGGTCACCGCGCAGGCGACGGACTTCTTCGGCGGCAACGCCACCGAGATCCTCCCCGGCGTGTTCGCCCTCAGCCTCACTGCCCTGTTCACCGGATTCTCCGGCACCCGGCTGCTGACGATGACGATCGTCGACCCCATCCGGGAACTTCAGCACGCGATGAACCGGGTCCGCCGCGGCGACACCCGCGCCCGGGTGCGCATCTACGATGCGACCGAGGTCGGCGTCCTGCAGTCCGGTTTCAACGAGATGATCAACGGTCTGCAGGAGCGCGAGCAGGTCCGGGAACTGTTCGGCCGCTATGTCGGTGACGAGGTCGCGCGCCGCGCCCTGGAGAAGAAGCCCGAGCTCGGCGGGGAGAACCGCCAGGTGGGGGTCATCTTCGTCGACGTCATCGGGTCGACCGGGTTCGCGGTCTCCCGCTCGCCGCAGGAGGTGGTCAAGGCGTTGAACACCTTCTTCGACGTCGTCGTCGACGTGGTCCACCGCAACCGGGGCATCATCAACAAATTCGAGGGGGACGCCGCCCTCGCGGTCTTCGGTGCCCCGCTCCCCCTCGACGACATCGCCGGGCACTGTCTCGCCGCGGCCCGCGAGCTCAAACAGGAGCTCGACGGTCAGGAACTGCCCGCGGGGATCGGCGTCTCGGTGGGCAATGTCGTCGCCGGACACATCGGTGCGAAGGACCGGTTCGAGTACACCGTCATCGGGGACGCCGTGAACTCGGCCGCCCGTCTCACCGAACTCGCCAAGGACACGCCGGGCCGGGTGCTGACCTCCGCGGCGACGGTGCGGCAGGCCAACGAACCCGAGCAGGCGCGTTGGACGATGATGAAGTCGGTGGAGCTGCGGGGCCGCCGGGAGATGACCCAGCTGGCCCGGCCGGTGCGTCCGACGCTCGCCGAGCGGGCCTGA
- a CDS encoding Nramp family divalent metal transporter, whose product MIELRGNEERTVMTTPEPVPVTDEGTAGGEATATVAPAPTTKTTTTRATGGASGGGDVVRRKPRLIGLLGPAFVAAIAYVDPGNVAANLSAGAEYGYLLLWVLVLANVMAMVVQYLSAKLGLVTRRSLTATIHDRIEGSDRLGGARRTVRLLYWGQAEIVTAATDIAEVIGGAVALNLLFGTPLVLGGVIVGIVSIGLLLLQGQRTQRSFEAVIVAFLVVITVGFLSGLFVTGLTVNEMVEGIVPRFQGTHTVILAASMLGATVMPHAVYLHSGLVRDRNFTPGNDAGMRHHLTATRWDVGAALVLAGTVNIAMLCLAAEALRGVEGTDSIEGAHAAVQNALGPVIGGLFAVGLLASGLASTSVGCYAGDMVMRDLLKVHIPILLRRFITILPALAILALGVEPTWALVLSQVVLSLGIPFALIPLVRLTSLPQVMGKWVNARALTVIGWVFCAIIVVLNIVLVYLTVTGQA is encoded by the coding sequence ATGATTGAACTTCGCGGCAATGAGGAGCGAACAGTGATGACGACGCCGGAGCCGGTGCCTGTGACAGATGAGGGCACGGCCGGGGGAGAGGCGACGGCGACCGTGGCACCCGCACCGACAACGAAAACGACAACGACAAGGGCAACGGGCGGGGCGTCCGGCGGAGGCGACGTCGTCCGCCGCAAACCCCGGCTCATCGGGCTGCTCGGCCCCGCCTTCGTCGCCGCCATCGCCTATGTCGACCCCGGCAACGTCGCCGCGAACCTCTCCGCCGGCGCCGAGTACGGCTACCTGCTCCTCTGGGTCCTCGTCCTCGCGAACGTCATGGCGATGGTCGTCCAGTACCTCTCCGCCAAACTCGGCCTCGTCACCCGGCGCAGCCTCACCGCCACCATCCACGACCGCATCGAAGGATCGGACCGCCTCGGCGGGGCACGGCGTACGGTCCGGCTGCTCTACTGGGGACAGGCCGAGATCGTCACCGCCGCCACCGACATCGCCGAGGTCATCGGCGGTGCCGTCGCCCTGAACCTGCTGTTCGGCACACCGCTGGTCCTCGGCGGTGTGATCGTGGGCATCGTCTCCATCGGCCTGCTGCTCCTGCAGGGACAGCGCACCCAGCGCAGCTTCGAGGCCGTCATCGTCGCCTTCCTCGTCGTCATCACCGTCGGCTTCCTCTCCGGCCTCTTCGTCACCGGCCTGACCGTCAACGAGATGGTCGAGGGCATCGTCCCCCGGTTCCAGGGCACCCACACCGTCATCCTCGCCGCCTCGATGCTCGGCGCGACGGTCATGCCGCACGCCGTCTACCTGCACTCCGGTCTGGTCCGCGACCGCAACTTCACCCCCGGTAACGACGCCGGCATGCGCCACCACCTCACCGCCACCCGCTGGGACGTCGGCGCCGCACTGGTGCTCGCCGGGACCGTCAACATCGCCATGCTCTGCCTCGCCGCCGAAGCACTGCGCGGTGTGGAGGGCACGGACTCCATCGAAGGCGCCCACGCCGCCGTCCAGAACGCTCTCGGCCCGGTCATCGGCGGCCTGTTCGCCGTCGGCCTGCTCGCCTCCGGCCTCGCCTCGACCTCGGTGGGCTGCTACGCCGGCGACATGGTGATGCGTGACCTGCTGAAGGTCCACATCCCGATCCTGCTGCGCCGGTTCATCACCATCCTCCCGGCGCTGGCGATCCTCGCCCTCGGCGTGGAACCGACCTGGGCACTGGTGCTCAGCCAGGTGGTGCTGAGCCTGGGCATCCCCTTCGCCCTCATCCCGCTGGTGCGGTTGACGTCGCTGCCGCAGGTGATGGGCAAGTGGGTCAACGCCCGGGCCCTCACCGTCATCGGCTGGGTGTTCTGTGCGATCATCGTCGTGCTGAACATCGTGCTCGTCTACCTGACCGTCACCGGCCAGGCCTGA